The sequence below is a genomic window from Chloroflexota bacterium.
CCCGGGAGGGCACCCCCTGGAGCGCCTACTACGAGGGCGCAGCGCCCTACTCCACGGCCAAGGCAGGCGTCCACGGCTTCACCCGCGATATCGCGCTGGAGCTGGCCGAGTACGGCATCACGGCCAACGCCGTCGCACCCGGGCCGGTCGAGACGGAGCGGCTGGGGCCGGCCCTGCACCACATGAACGAGATGTACGACTACAGCCCGCAACGGATGACGCCGCTGCGCCGGCTGGCCCAGCCCGTCGAGGTGGCGCACGCCGTCCTCTTCCTGGCCTCAGACGAGGCGGCGTACATCACCGGGCACACGCTGCACGTGACGGGCGGCCGGTAGCCAGCCTCACTCCCCGGTCAGCAGCTTGCGCAGTCCGAGCAGCGCCAGCCCGGCCGACAGCACGGCCATCAGCGGCACCATGCAGGCCAGCGGGGAGGCGATGGGTGTGAAACCGGCCGGCAGCCCTGGCGGCGTGAACAGCGTCAGCGCGCCAAACTGCCAGACCAGGAACGCCACGCCCATCCCGACCAGCCCGCCGACGATCAGGCCGCAGCCGGTGAGCCGCTCCTCAAGGTTGGCCCGCTGATACCCTGGAGGCGGCTCGTCGCGCGGCGTCATCCAGGGCCTCCCCGTGCTGGTGAGGGCGGCTGAGCGCTAGGCGCTCGGGCGGCTCGGCTGGTGGCGGGGGGGCACCCGTGACAGCTCGGCGTCCAGGTTCAGACGCAGGCGGATCAGCTCGCGGAACGCCCGGATGATGACGGCCGGCTTCGCGCCCGTCGCCACCCCGGCGGGGCGCGGATAGTGGCTGACATCGCGCTCGCGGACCACGTACCCCAGCCGCCGGGCCTTGATCAGAAACTCGGCGCTGAACGTGGCCCCGCGCGAGAACACCTCGACACGCTCGAGGATCGAGCGGCGGAACAGCTTGAAGGCGCAGTCGATATCGCGGGCGGTGTAGCCGAACAGCAGATTGACCAGCTGCTTCCAGCCCCAGGCGTTCAGCAGCCGCATCGGCGGATCGGCCCGATGGCGCCGCCAGCCGATGACGAGGTCTGCGCCGTCGAGCAGCGGCAGCAGCAGCTTCAGCTCGTCCACGTCAAACTGCTTATCGCCGTCGGTCAGGAAGACGAGATCCTTGCGGGCGCTGGTGAAGCCGGTCCAGAGCGCGGCGCCATACCCCTGGTTCGTCTGGTGCGCCACCATCCGAACACGCGGGTTCTCCTGGCCGAGCTGCGTGAGAATCTCACCGGTACGGTCGCGGCTGCCATCGTTGACGACGATGATCTCGTAGTCGGCGTCGAGCGACTCGAAGGTCTCGACCATCGCGGCGACGCTCTTCGCGATCACCTGCTCTTCGTTGTACGCTGGCAGCACTGCCGAGATGCTCAGCACGTCACCCCTATTCCTGTCCTGCGGGCTGTGCCGCGCCAACGCCCCGCCTCCTGGCGAACTGCGGCACGATTGTACCGAATCTCCGTTGCCCCTGGACGCGTCACGCGCGTCTCAACTGCACAACGGACGACGCGGGCATCATGGGGATGGATCTGTCCGGTCAACCGCGAGCAGGCGGGCCGGGGCCGCGCGCTGGGCGGTCCACGCGCCGTCGGGCGCTTGTCGAAGACTCGGGCGGATGGTATGGTCCGACCCCGATGCAGCCCCAGCCAGCCCCAGCCAGCCCTGCCACCGTCGAGCCGCGATGAGCCGCTCCGTCACCGCCGACGCCGCGATCCTCGCGCGGGCGGGCGGCATCCGGGCGCCGCACGCAGCCGAGCGCCGTGCCCGGCTCGCCCCCGTGCTGGTGGTACTGGCAGTAGTCGTGGCGGCCGTGCTCCCTGCCTGGAACCCGGTCTGGTACCAGGACGATCAGCTCCCGACCCTCTTTCGGACGTTCCACACCGATCTGGCGCACCACTACGGCGTGCTGTATCCGCGCCTCGCGCCGGAGCTGGGCTTCGGGTACGGCCGGCTGCTGCACCAGTTCTATCCGCCGTTCGGGGTGGAGCTGGCAGCCTGGCTGCACACGCTCGGGCTGGGCTTCGTGACGGCGGCCCGCCTGACCTTCTCGCTGTGCCTGCTGTCGAGCGCCCTCGGGATGTACGTCTACGCCCAGGCCGTGCTGCCCGGCCGCTGGCCGGCCGCGCTGGCGGCCAGCGGGTTCGTCTGGGCGCCGTATGTGCTGCTCGACGCCCACAAGGGCGGCGTCCTGGGCGAGTCCATCGCGATGGCCGTGATGCCGTGGTCGCTGCTGGCGGTGGACCGGCTGGCCCGGCGCGGCTCGTGGACGGCGTTCGGGGCGGCCAGCGGGGGCCTGGCGCTGGTC
It includes:
- a CDS encoding glycosyltransferase family 2 protein, giving the protein MLSISAVLPAYNEEQVIAKSVAAMVETFESLDADYEIIVVNDGSRDRTGEILTQLGQENPRVRMVAHQTNQGYGAALWTGFTSARKDLVFLTDGDKQFDVDELKLLLPLLDGADLVIGWRRHRADPPMRLLNAWGWKQLVNLLFGYTARDIDCAFKLFRRSILERVEVFSRGATFSAEFLIKARRLGYVVRERDVSHYPRPAGVATGAKPAVIIRAFRELIRLRLNLDAELSRVPPRHQPSRPSA